The following are encoded in a window of Plasmodium vivax chromosome 10, whole genome shotgun sequence genomic DNA:
- a CDS encoding hypothetical protein, conserved (encoded by transcript PVX_080315A) has product MNVTSIINREKRKRQEETSHVIKKKFKHWNMLNSLEGNTQNGIASSSFCTEKVHTSEYTQEGVPNITSSHCAKYGERIDVDKATSNGVCAYTQGGSAVVPLCNNREFSWAHPNEPQFYLDVAAGGGQEDYPEHEEWEKQGGGNGLEGNGMHKLKRTRGEKPTGGEIKGNEKKKKKKKKKKRENGVGHSDSDSGGSDGSGDDGSRSRGYRNHRSSQSSCYCSPPSSSCSSSCCGGRSSDFSESRGSYASSSRAPNRGKHHKRRKASEGNHNPSTSDSIWEGLLKKDVILLLIQAIKNMGYKKSAKHLELESGIELEQPLVKEMHKNVLAGKWKSAIRNLKSIRVHKKIVKAISFLLYEQCFIEYLYEGKHFAALRCLRNRLAKFCFDEDTYNRLHECTTFFMSLNSTHLTKKRQKNYQMKIKNSRKLLFEKMNRLLPEHVILPPRRLAILLHQSLKYQVDNCLFHNNFSEAKLISALLQGKKGRGELDASIEHSAAIGAGAAIEEKTPRVKAATPYNAACQAKTLEFKKQKKLGGDDQVDRATNSCFSKKKNSKQEDEMNLCVSDFSRYHQHVGGESSLYYHKANPNPKSGRADLEGSDAYVRLDHAGADGGLPCEFASSETLLNEAPLNEAPLNETLLNESPLNEPPDKPANYMGATTLLWDDELEGENHFNVTGGQPVRKNTKLKSAMQPGEQTRTSPRRSGADVTTTATAKTAATTTATTTAAALFANPFPCLKEAIMKTAKSTACRKYAKIASSGPKICTLNGSTSEQRKGETPSELIVGKHKIQQGSSLPGAKNVMNPNDGFANAQDGGNESIGAAKKGEKAPPKGCNGVEETLHPQAGHNHRSVHPEGKHDDREVKEERRKQCARQDGTHHGMCEESGRKTFTLSLLKNHQCKKIKLPYYCIKILQGHKDEVWYVNVSKNGKYIASASKDKSIILWKGLYPFNKLREWNGHVDGVSYVIWSHNSKYLVSGSNDSNIIIWSPKSNKKKLSLTMHNGPITSIYWSKDDSTIISSAFDKKIFCTKLNKELKGFSVLYAWSFSTRIQNFVFTNNEKYLIAVPSDKNVRVIDFAIKKELYILPEYDTITSVCASSLYNHILVNIADQRPTVKLWDVKHRYIIQTYRGHKQGRFIVHSTFGGKKEDYVISGSEDSLIYIWHKTKGFLLDVINGHASTVSIAIWPLASSKFPYMVSASDDHTVMVWNVHPKATTIRRDSRRRRKKFLHPFLRELTKFRPVTR; this is encoded by the coding sequence ATGAATGTAACAAGCATCATTAATcgcgaaaaaagaaaaagacagGAGGAAACAAGTCATgttattaagaaaaaattcaaacACTGGAATATGTTAAATTCTTTGGAAGGCAATACTCAAAATGGAATTGCGTCCTCTTCGTTCTGTACGGAGAAGGTACATACGAGTGAGTACACACAGGAGGGGGTACCCAACATAACGAGTAGCCACTGTGCAAAGTATGGCGAGCGGATCGACGTAGACAAAGCCACGTCCAATGGAGTGTGCGCCTACACGCAGGGTGGCAGTGCCGTTGTTCCTCTTTGTAATAATCGCGAGTTTAGTTGGGCCCACCCGAACGAGCCCCAGTTTTATTTGGACGTCGCTGCGGGAGGCGGACAGGAAGATTACCCCGAGCATGAGGAATGGGAAAAGCAGGGCGGGGGAAATGGCCTGGAGGGAAACGGGATGCATAAACTGAAGAGGACTAGAGGGGAAAAGCCCACGGGAGGAGAGATCAAAggaaatgagaaaaaaaaaaagaagaagaaaaagaaaaaaagggaaaatggaGTGGGTCATAGCGATAGTGATAGCGGCGGTAGCGACGGTAGCGGCGACGACGGCAGTCGCAGCAGGGGGTATCGGAACCACCGGAGCAGCCAGAGCAGCTGCTATTGCAGCCCGCCCAGCAGCAGTTGTAGCAGCAGCTGCTGCGGCGGCCGAAGCAGCGACTTCAGCGAGAGCCGCGGCAGCTACGCCAGCTCAAGCCGCGCCCCAAACCGAGGCAAACACCACAAGCGCAGAAAGGCCAGCGAGGGAAATCACAACCCGAGCACCAGCGACTCCATATGGGAAGGACTCCTAAAGAAAGacgtcatcctcctcctAATTCAGGCCATAAAAAACATGGGTTATAAAAAATCAGCCAAACATTTAGAATTAGAAAGTGGCATAGAATTAGAGCAACCATTAGTAAAggaaatgcataaaaatgtCCTCGCGGGGAAATGGAAAAGTGCAATCCGTAATTTGAAAAGCATACgtgtgcataaaaaaatcgtCAAAGCAATTTCCTTCCTACTGTATGAGCAATGTTTTATAGAATATCTATATGAAGGGAAGCACTTTGCTGCTCTGAGGTGTTTAAGAAACCGACTAGCCAAATTCTGCTTCGATGAGGATACCTATAACAGATTACACGAGTgtaccactttttttatgtcccTGAATAGTACCCACTTGACAAAGaagagacaaaaaaattaccaaatgAAAATCAAAAATTCGCGTAAATTActgtttgaaaaaatgaatcgcTTGTTACCTGAACATGTTATTCTTCCCCCGAGGagactagccattttgctgcaCCAGTCGCTCAAGTACCAGGTGGACAACTGCCTTTTCCATAACAACTTCTCCGAGGCGAAACTCATAAGCGCGCTCTtgcaggggaagaaggggcGGGGGGAGCTCGACGCCTCCATCGAGCATAGTGCCGCCATCGGGGCGGGTGCCGCAATCGAGGAGAAGACGCCGCGAGTTAAAGCAGCCACCCCCTACAACGCAGCGTGCCAAGCCAAGACACTTGAATttaagaagcagaaaaaattggGTGGCGATGACCAAGTGGACCGTGCCACCAACTCATGCttcagtaaaaaaaagaattccaAACAGGAGGACGAAATGAACCTTTGTGTGAGCGACTTCTCTAGGTACCACCAgcacgtggggggggagtCCTCCCTGTACTACCACAAGGCGAATCCCAATCCGAAGAGTGGCCGTGCAGACTTAGAAGGGTCGGACGCCTACGTCAGGCTAGACCACGCGGGCGCGGACGGGGGCCTTCCCTGCGAGTTCGCCTCCAGCGAGACGCTGCTGAATGAGGCGCCGCTAAACGAGGCGCCGCTGAACGAAACGCTGCTAAACGAGTCGCCGCTAAACGAGCCGCCCGATAAGCCTGCCAACTACATGGGCGCGACTACCCTCCTGTGGGACGACGAACTGGAGGGGGAGAACCACTTCAACGTGACCGGTGGCCAGCCTGTGAGGAAAAACACCAAGCTGAAGAGCGCGATGCAGCCGGGGGAGCAGACCCGCACATCTCCGAGGAGGAGCGGCGCGGATGTCACTACCACTGCCACTGCGAAGACCGCCGCTACCACCACCGCTACCACCACCGCAGCCGCACTGTTCGCCAACCCCTTCCCCTGCCTGAAGGAGGCCATCATGAAAACCGCCAAATCGACGGCGTGCAGGAAGTACGCCAAAATTGCGAGCAGCGGGCCCAAAATATGCACCCTCAACGGGTCGACGAGCGAACAGCGGAAGGGAGAGACACCAAGTGAGCTAATCGTAGGAAAGCATAAAATTCAGCAGGGTAGTAGCCTACCCGGTGCGAAGAATGTGATGAACCCGAACGACGGATTTGCCAATGCGCAGGATGGGGGAAATGAATCCATCGGAGCcgctaaaaagggggagaaggcgCCCCCTAAAGGGTGCAACGGTGTGGAGGAGACGCTCCATCCGCAGGCGGGCCACAATCACCGCAGTGTGCACCCGGAGGGGAAACACGACGATAGAGAAGTGAAGGaagagaggaggaagcaaTGCGCCAGACAAGACGGGACCCACCACGGAATGTGCGAAGAGTCCGGCAGAAAAACATTCACCCTGTCTTTGCTAAAAAACCACCAGTGTAAAAAGATAAAGCTGCCATACTattgcataaaaattttgcaagGGCATAAGGACGAGGTGTGGTACGTGAATGTATCGAAGAATGGAAAGTACATAGCATCTGCAAGTAAGGACAAGAGCATAATTCTTTGGAAGGGTCTTTACCCATTTAACAAGTTGAGAGAATGGAATGGGCACGTAGACGGGGTCAGTTACGTCATCTGGAGCCACAACAGTAAGTACCTAGTGTCTGGTTCTAACGATTCTAATATCATCATTTGGAGCccaaaaagtaataaaaaaaaattaagtctGACGATGCATAATGGGCCCATCACATCCATTTACTGGTCGAAGGATGACTCTACGATTATATCCTCTgcatttgataaaaaaatattctgcaCCAAATTGAACAAAGAATTGAAGGGCTTTTCTGTCCTCTACGCCTGGTCCTTCAGCACGAGGATAcaaaatttcgtttttacaAACAATGAAAAGTACCTCATTGCAGTTCCTTCAGATAAGAACGTACGCGTAATCGATTTTGCTATAAAGAAGGAGCTATACATTTTGCCCGAATATGATACCATCACATCTGTGTGTGCCTCCAGCTTGTATAATCACATCTTGGTGAACATAGCCGACCAGAGACCCACTGTGAAATTGTGGGATGTGAAACACAGGTATATCATTCAGACGTATCGGGGGCACAAGCAGGGGAGATTCATCGTGCACTCCACCTTcggggggaagaaagagGACTATGTGATTAGCGGGAGTGAGGATAGCTTAATTTACATTTGGCATAAAACCAAGGGGTTCCTTCTGGATGTGATAAATGGCCACGCCTCCACCGTCAGCATCGCCATCTGGCCCCTCGCCTCCTCCAAGTTCCCCTACATGGTCTCCGCCTCGGACGACCACACCGTCATGGTTTGGAACGTCCACCCCAAGGCCACCACCATCCGGCGCGACTCCCGCAGGCGCCGCAAGAAGTTCCTCCACCCCTTCCTGCGCGAGCTGACCAAGTTTCGCCCCGTCACGCGCTGA